The window GACGTCGATGGCATGACTTCCCTCAAAGTGGACAACTTAACATACCGAACAGCGCCAGAAACCCTTAGACGTGTATTCGAGAAGTATGGCCGAGTAGGGGACGTATACATTCCCCGAGACCGCTACACCAAAGAAAGTCGGGGCTTCGCGTTTGTGCGGTTCCACGACAAAAGGGACGCAGAGGATGCGATGGACGCCATGGATGGCGCGCTTCTGGATGGACGGGAGCTGCGGGTTCAGATGGCTCGGTACGGCAGACCCCCTGATTCCCACTACAGTGGAGGGCGTCGAGGAGGGCCGCCCAGACGGCACAGCGGACGCCGAAGCAGAAGGTAAGAATAAAAACGTGCCTGCTAGTTCGATGGGCCCGCTTTAGTTGTGTGGACGCAGTCTGTTTCCGGACTCCATTAAAGAATTTGCTCTTTGTGCgtagtttttgtcatttatcaatacattttccccacagaacaATGTCGAAGTATTGTTGTTAACCAGAAAGATCCTCGCAAAGATTCGGCACAGATTAGATGgggcaaaacaaaactgatgagCGTTATTTTGTAAGCAGTGCCGGTAGTGTGACACAACTGAAATAATAATCTTGTTAGTTCATATTAATGTCGACTACACAAAGAAGCCTGCTGATCCATAACTGTACATCAGATCTTTTCTTTCATCTATATAGTAATGTTCTTCCTCTTAAAGATTGACATATGAAATAGAAGTTTCTCAGTTGTGTTTATTTGGAGGTGCTAATGTCAGGTTTCCTGTTCAGTCTTTCAGTGAGAAAGTTTACATGTCAACATCACATCTGCAAACACGTCTGTTGTGTATTGGTGTAGCTCCAGTCAGGAGGGCCAGTGCAGATCAGGGATCCGTCGGTTCAGTGCCAGCTGTTGTCACACTGTAGATGATAATAACTGAACCCACTGAATGTGTCCAGCTATTCCCCCAGCCCGAGACACAGACGACGCAGCAGATCCCGCAGCAGGAGCCGCTCTCGTTCCCGCAGCCGATCCCGCTACAGCAAATCCAGGTCCCGGTCCTACTCCCGATCCAAGTCCCGATCCAAGTCCCGTTCTCCCAGGACCAAGAAGGCAAAGGCCAAGTCCCAGTCTCGCTCCAGATCTAGATCCAGGTCCCGCTCCCGGTCCCGCTCCAGAAGTCGCACGCCCTCCTCCAAAAAAGGGTCCAGATCAAGGTCTAAAAGCCAGCCCAAGTCGGCAGCAGAAAACGGAGGCGAATCCCTGTAAAGCTCAGCGTGCCAGCAAAAGGTGAGTTTTGACAAACTAGATGTGATCGTATAGGCTTCAAGAGTCTGAAAATTGTCCGTTTCTATCCCTCGAAAGTGCTGTACAAAACCTGCAAGGAGCGCCGCGCGCTTGTCAGTTTGTGCAAATAGATGGCAATTAAAGGAGTTCAGAGAAGATATATTTGTCGAGATGATGTAGAAAATCATAATCACGTACAGTCAGTTAAGTATGCAGTCAAACATCAGATTAATCTTGTCAGATTTAAAATACATGTTCCTAACTCTTCCCGTTTTGACTGTTTCAGGTGACTTCAGATGTCCAAGACTGGATCCCACCCAAACAACAGTGTCCTGCTGTTAAAGGTTATTATTGTGTCTTCCAtgctttgatttcttttctccattCGGCCACGAAAGGCCTTTTTCGTTTCATTGATGTGCAGTGATTTTATTTCGTCATAATAGTTTAACATGGGGAGGAGTTTCTGTTCTGACCTGCTTTTGTAAAGAAAACGCAGGATAATATGCAGTCTGTTCATGTTTGTACTGGTGGTTACTTTGGCCCTGCGACTTCTTCTCTTTATGGCCTGCGTCAGGAAGTGATCACGTGATCCACTTCATTACTGGTGGCACAGAGGCGGCTTAGTTAGCTGGCTAACGCATTCGCTTTGTGATGCAGGCCTGCGGTGTCACCGTCAggacagtctcacacacacacacaggcttgtttttctcacatCCAAAGCGTTTATTACTGTTGATTCTTTTTCAGAAAGTGATATAATCAGCACAGAGTAAATCCAAATAAGGtttggttatgtttttgttttcatatcaaTGCAACTATTTCATTATACTGCAGTAATCCTTAAAAAAACGTAGCTACCTGCTTCCTTACGATCTTTCATTCACAGCACAGAGTGTCTTGTTAGACGTGACAGCAGATCATTTTAATCCTTGTCACTGAACACCATTTGCATGTGACATACAGTAAATTGACTGAGATGTTGTAAACTGAAGATTATGGAAACCTGTTTCTAACAATGTGATGGAAAGCAAAGGCCTTCAACTCTAAATGATGACATAATATCTCAATATAATGAGTTCGTGCCTCAGAATAATTCTCACTGGGGGGATTTTCATAAGAGTTTGTCCTTGTTTTGATAAAGTTCTTCATTAAAAACGGTCTTTTTCATCACAGTAGCAGAAATGGGCTTCCATAGAGGCTAAAGTCTAAAAGCTGCCAGTTTGAAGAACATTTCAGGTTAGTTGAAGGTCACACAGATTTTAAGGTATGAGCTCGTCGCCCGTTTAGGGGACTCCctacaatgtttttttttttcttttacatttctgatCCTAATCCTgcttgtatgtttttttgtgcactAGGCGCAGTTGTGTAGCAGTTGAGTATTGCTGGTTAGCTGTTAAGGTGGCGTGTTGCTCTGCTGAGTGCTTGGATGTATCCAGTGTTCTCCAGAATGCTCCTGTGACCGCCGGTGGTGCGGCTGCGACCGTCTCACCCGTTTTGTATGCTGAAATGTTGGTCATGGATGGGGAATGTGATTTTCATTAaagattttgctgtttttgtctatAATGgcctcggtgtgtgtgtgtttgttttgctgtgtacTTGAACACGCGTGCAGTTGACATGACACTGGTGTGATATTGTACATGTACGAGTGGAGTCCACTTACCTGCTCTCTTACGCTCGCACACGACTTCATTTTGAAACCACATGCTTTGCTGTGGAAAGACAAGTCGAAGGACATGAGGAATGTGGAGCCAGATGAGCGGGGATGGTGGTCGGACAACCGCAGGCCTTGGCGTTCAGGTGAAGGCGCCCGTCATGTTAGTGGGCTTTAGCAACCTGATAGCCGGTGCAGGGCCGACTGAATGGAACTTATTTTGgagggacagttcaccccaaaatcaaaaaatactTCCTGTAGTCCATGTAGCACATGTGCTGCTGAGTATTACTGCGAGAGATCCACTCCTGTCAGGAGACCGGCTGGCTGAGTTTCCTCAAAGTGTCCGTGTTCCTTTGTGGCCTACTGTCCAGTCCGTCACAATATATCACTTGAATGTTAGTTTTGCTGTCCCACCAAACCTCCACTAACATGCtgcaaataaagtgaaaatgtggaTAATTAATTTGAAACCTGGAGGAAAATGATCATCGTTATCAGCGGTTGGAGGAGGCTGCAGCCCTGCCTGAGGCAAGAGTTCAACAGGTGAGTGTACTGACAAGTTTCGTCATATGACAGCTTGTGCacatactttattgatctcggGGGAAGTTCAATAAAAAGTGATATCACTTGAAAATACAGAGTATTGATTTATTGTCTTTTCcacaaaaatacatgaaaatgtttaacaGCACAGTGTCAGACATCATAAATCATTTGAGAGTCACAAGGCTGGAAAAGTTTGCTGGCCATATCTGTCTTatccttatttttatttttgtttgatgtttatATTCTAAACTGATTCTTGTTCCCTTCTCTGAGAAATACTCAATCAAATCAGGCCCACGTTAAGcccaaacaaaatgaagatttttttttgtttagaaaaGGATCCCAAAAAAGCATTGAAGTTGAGTTGATAGTTAGGTCTGCTTTCTGCCAGTGCTATCAAATTTAACATCTTATGGGAAATTAGGGGAGGAAacttatttcatattttaattgaCATTGACCCGTTTTCTCCAAGgagcaaatgaatgaatttcagtCTCTTTTCTTAAAGCTATTAAAGCTATAAAGAATAAATGTTACAAAAGTGCATTAATATGTGCTGAAAATTTCCCGTGCTGCAAAGATTACTGTTCTTATGTTCGATGATGTCACCTTTCCAGTAAGGTTGAGAAACAATAGGGCGTGGCTCTCCACAACGTCCCTGTAACTACGTCAGCCACGTGCTGACGTTATTCTCGGGGCGGGGCAATAAAGGCTTGTTTTTCAGTCCTACGAACTCGACGGTCTCCATTTTGTGAAGGCTGAGGAAGCAGGGTCGGTCGTCGTCCCCGTGAAAAGACAAAAcccagaaacaacaacagaaaaagaaagttagCCGACAGACCGCTCGCTAACCAAGTTATCATACGAAAGGAAATCAAATCTTATCGTATGTCCGGTATCCAGAACCTCCAAACTTTTGGTAAGTGGTTTTCATCAAACTGGACCGTGAGACAAGGTGGGGGGAAGGGCGAGTGTTAGCCAAGCTAATGTTAAGCTTTTTGCGTTCTTCGACGATTTATTTGCGTAATAGCGGATTTGGATATCCTCTTCAAAGCGTGATTATTAGAGTTGTCAGTTTGAATTAAACTCGCAACTCGGGTCTGGTCGCTTGTGTATAAAATTCCCAGTCTGGACTTGGGGATTTTGTCCGAGTAGCAGGCCTTTGCTAACTGTAAAAGGGCCGCCGTTTGGGCCTTCAGTTTGGTATCAACTCGTTAGCTTATTCTTCACATTTGTCTGAGTTGAGAAGGTTATGGTGTTATTATTGGGGGGAAAATACAACAATCGGGTCTCCTAGTCAACGTGTGTGTAATTTTGTGCTTTAGACCCGCGTTGCAAACGGAAGTTGCCATGTCATGAtcgttttttccttttttgtgatGGTTTAAGTGTTCTGCTTAGCAGTGGCTAACAAACGCGGCTGTAAGCTGTTGAGCTGTATATTTAGCATGTACGTCTGCGCAGTTCTTCTGAAATACGACCCGTCCAAAGAGCTCGGCCAGATGACAACACAAGATAAAGTGCTGATTTGGCAGTGCTATCTTAACAGTGGGGAGAATGTGCGTAAAACATGAGTGCGACTCCGCAATCTAATGTGATTTTTATAATTAGGGAGTGTAAGCTGTATAGAGCCTgtcatttgtgttatttgagTGTATTTTTTAGCCTGGTTTTATTTCTTATCAATCcattgttctctctcttctccagaCCCCTTTGCTGATGCAACTAAGGGTGATGACCGCCTCCCAGCCGGGACAGACGATTACATCCACATAAGAATCCAACAGCGGAACGGCAGGAAGACCCTCACTACTGTCCAGGGCATTGCTGCCGACTATGATAAGAAGAAGCTAGTCAAGGCTTTCAAGAAGGTACAAATCCAGGGCGTGGTCTGTtgtgaaaatgctttttaaTGGTTTCTTGTATGCTCTCAGCCTGAGCATCATCAGTTGCATTTGGCAGTGCTGTTTAGTTTCATGGGCAACCTGCCAGATTTGGACTGATGCAGGACGGTGTGTGTCGTCCTCCGGCCCACCCTACGCTGACTCATTGTTTTTGCCCTCTTTGACCCTAACAGAAGTTTGCTTGCAATGGGACAGTGATTGAGCACCCAGAGTATGGTGAAGTGATCCAGCTTCAGGGAGACCAGCGTAAGAATATCTGCCACTTCATTGTGGAGGTGGGTCTTATAAGataattttcctgttttaagTAACCGAGTTGGCTTTGAAGTTGAGGTACAGATCGGATCAGAGCTTGTCTTAATTAATGTTCATTCATCTTTGCAGGTTGAACTGGCCAAGGAGGAGCAGCTCAAAGTCCACGGCTTCTAGAAGCTGCTAGCAGCCCTCTCCCCCTTCTGTCCTTGAAGGCCATTAaactccccctcccctcctatgtgctgctgttgctcttcctcttcccccCTGCAGCCCCACCAGCTCCTGTTAGCTAACACGTGAATTACCTCTGACAAACATGGGACTTTGTAATATCATTGCCCCCCTACAACACCAGGGGGCAGACTCGCTCCCATAAAGGCACACCACTTCAGCTCCACACAACATCAGGGATGAGTGGTGATgaccctcccacacacacacacctccttccTTTCCCCCTCGgttatttccttttaaattttttctttttaggatCTTGTGCCACAATAAGCAGGCACCATTTCGtgtaacttttttgttttgtacttcaAAGTGTTTCAATAAAACGATGAGTGTCCATATGTCAGTGGAGTGGTGTCATGGTGAATGGGGTGGGGgctggctgtgtttgtggctgAAACTGGTGCATTTCGAAGAACAAAGGCtgtgggtgggaggggggcGTCTGCCACAGGAATTAGTTTCTGTAGTTTGCCAACATGAGTGACCTCCCCCTTCAGTCTGCTTTAGTGCACCACAATGCATTGTTTACCTGCCCAGTTGCCTGCTCTCAGGTTGCAGAGGAGTGAGGCTGTAAGGTGCTCACCTGCTTCATCATCCCATCCAGCTGATTtgctttggggttttttttccctgccaaTTTCAAGTATTGAAACCCAAAGGGTGTCAGGTGGTGGTCTTACTTTGGTCCATGTGAGGACTGTAAGGCAGCCTGGGGTTGTGGACACTTGACTTTACAATAATGCAATAATTTATAAACATGCGTAAAGATGTAGTGAAGCTGGAGTACTGCAGTAATGAACGAAGCCATGCTTATCCTTCGCTCCTGTGACTGAAGGTGATGGAGAGCCTGTATTGCATAATTCACATTTGGTTCAATAAAACTTCAGTAGTCGATAAGCATGTCCTGTTTTTTGTACGTGTGGGTGGCTTCACTTCAGCTTGAGGAGCTTTTTGGTGTCGgtctgaaacattttaatgacataaaGCATCACATTTATGGACGTGAACTGCATTTGAGTGACTTTCACCACACTGACTTCTGGTGCGTAGATCTGATTTTAGtccttttttcatatttctattATGTGATATATACTTGAACTCCACTACAGTGGAGTTTCTACTCACTTACAGGTGGAAATTTTACACAGTAATTATTGACAAACAAATTGTTGAATGATAcgtaaaagaacaaaaaagtcTGTAGGGGTGAAAATGAAGATTTTCAAACTGAATGAGGAGAACGAGTTTGTACAACATGTTGGACGATTTGGGTGGAATTCAGGACATTTTGAAGTCATTAAGAACTAAAcgtcatcaaaaacaaaatctggtCGTGTTCATTTCGTTTTCTGAGTAAACTTTAATTCGttgaacattaaaacattacacGATGCTTTTCCTTTTGGAGACTGTTTCCTTGTGTCTTTAAAGCACCGCCACAAGCATCAGATTTACTGCCCCATTCGCCGTACCGAGCGCCTATTTTGTCCCTTCCAGAGACCCGTCCGACTCCATGGCAACGCACCTACCGCCATAGCTAATCCCGTTTGTTTTCAGCTGCGGGCGGCAGAGTAAAAACACTCATTTTCTACAACTAGCGATACAAGAGGAACACGtgactttaatttaaatgtacCAGCGTCCATATTTAGCACACAAGACGCTTTAATGAGAGTCCAGGCGCGGACAGGACGCTTAGCTGTTAGCACTGCTAGCTAACAGACCGTTTACAGAAACTGCACTCACCTCCATTTTAAGGTACGGACTTTCTTTTGagttttgttatttcagaaCCGACAACAGCGTTTGATTTTCTCACTCTGGCTGCAAACTAGTTAGTTAGTAAGGGTACTCGAGTAGCTCAGTGTTTCAAGTATCTGTTCATACCGAACCGTGTACTCAGCGATGGCAACAGTATTTACGTAGACCCTTTGAAGTAAAGATACCAGTACATAGAGATTCCTCCGCTCTGTGGAAGagttctgctttgttttagCTGTCACATTGTTATATCGTATGTGCATCTCTAATCCGAGCTGCAGATACTTCATGTGCTCCTCGTGTTTTgatgcaaaacaaaagctgttaaGCGTGGAGTAGAAAGTACAGTGAAGAAAGTTTCAGCCTTGTATTTATCTGTAAGattcacagaagaaaacaaactaaataattAGGATAGTAAAGCTGCTCAGCGCCTTTGGTCACCTGTCTGAATTCACAGATGTTGGTGTGAACCTTGCGTCAGTTACACGTGTCTTCCCGCAGACAGGCGATGCAGGTAAGAAAGAATCCTTCTGTCCGGACTCCATTCGTGAACCACCTGCTCGGATCCTCTCGGTCTGATGTGCTCACCTGCTTGCTTGGTCTGCTCCTCAGGTGTTGCCTGTTTGGGGGCTTGCCATCCCTCTCCCGGCTGTGCTCATGATAACTCTGAGCCTGTACATGATCGTCCTGGGGATTGGACTGTGGATCCGATCCTGCCTCAAGGTTGGTGCTGCTGGCTCAGTCACGGCTCCTTATGACAGTCTGTAACATGTGAGGCAAGGCAAGTATTATTAACGTGTCAACATTCAGACACAAGGCGAGGCAAGGTGCTTTACGGGGGCTTGGACGTACATGAACGATAAGACATTtcagaacattttaatgttaacagttcaatattaaacagaaatgacatcagtccaagtgtgcatgtgtgtgtgagacaaataaaatgagttGTGTGTGCACTAAACTTGGAAGCACAAGTGGAAACAAACGGGAAAGAGGACTTTGAAGTCCAGTATCAACTCCAGTCACCATGTGGACAATGTGAAAACGTTTGTCTTTGGCGCCCCCTGGTGTTCAAATGATGCTCACTGCACCGGAAAGGCCGAGTCACGTCAGGTTTCTTCAGTATCTTAATCATCTGATGAGTCCAGGCTTGCACTGCTCCGGGAAAAAGTTTGTCAGAGTTGATTCACTTCATATTAACAGGTGATTGGAACAGCAGGGTATTGGATTGATTAATTTTCACTGAGGATTGTCTGAATTTTCTAAGAATAAGTCAGTCATTACACAGTTACTGTAATCATATTAAATTATACACAAAGTGGCTTTGATGATTCACAATAAATTGGTGAGCTTGACAGCTCAGTGTAgtaatttctttaaaatgtgttactGGTGAATTTCTccttatttttaatcattttttgtttaattcatgaCCAAGACCACATATCATAACTATAAGTAATTAAATCAACACGGCGTTAGAACATGAAAGCAACAGGTGTTGTTTCTTCTGCTGGGGGATGTGGAAGGTGAATATTTTACTCATTAGTGATGTATGTTTGACCGACCCGCAATCCGTCTGTTATCAGTCGGAAAGTTCATTTTTATGGCCCAAACTGCAGATTAACCTGCGATCTGCACGTCACAATTatgcttgatttttttaaaaaaatgagttttATCCTGACCTAAAATTTAACAAAGTACAAAGAGTTGAGTTGTGGTCACAGATCTGCTCATGTGGAAACGTGGAAAGTGATGCTGATTGTTGTTTTGTCCCTCCCAAAGGACCGCTGTTCTTCAGACTGCGCTGACTGCTGCCCAGACGTTTCCGTATGTGAGCAGTGCTTCAGGCTGGCACAGCTCTGTGACTGCAGTCTGCCGTCCGTGCAGTCATGTTGGACCGACAAGTGCCCCACTTCCTCTGTGAGTAGCCTCCAGTCAGAGGCGTGGACCACAGCATCACATCCACGTCAAAGACACGCAGttatttaaagggacagttcacccaaaaatgaaattCCGATAAGCTTTTCCACCaggacattttatatttatctcACTGACAGACGTGTTTACATGGAAAAACCTTCTCTCTGCATTCTGGTCTTTTCATAAGCCGGaggttagcatcactgctgggTCTGTAAAACACTCACAGTCTCATGCTGTCGAGTCGACAGGAGACGCCGGCTTGTCAGCGTCACACAAACAGGCCTGAACTGCTTCTGCTCATCAGTAACGTTCCATAGCAACACTGTGTTACCACCAGCTGTCACACAACAGCAGGCAACATAACTGGCATGCGGTTTGTTTctattctttttaaaatcaggAGCATCCCGGGCAAAGAGCTCACCAGAGAAAGTTTAAATCTGTGGCTGGAGTGGactcatgtttttctgtctgcttggTTCTCCCACAGTGTGCCAAGTGGGACTGTGCCTGCACCTGCCAGCCTCCTGAGTGCGAGTCCTGCAACTGTCTCTGCTTTGAGATCAGGATCAGGTAGAAGAACGGGACGGGAGCGCACCGATTTCCACGGTCAACTGACTGACCGACCACACAAGCTGAAGTCCTGCGGTGCTTCTCtcaggaggacagaggagttCATGAGCTGTTCTGCTGCGAGCCACCGGGGGGCGAGCTCTCATGTCACAGCAGGAGATGAAGCGTTTGATACCACAGCACATCAGGATGCTCCCctttttaatgactttattctatattttcatgctaatattacacacacaaagtgcttgAAGAAGAGCCAATTAGGCCCCAAAATTCTCTACTTTGTAGTATGACAGAAGAGATGTTCTTGTGTTAAATCTGATGTTCTCAGATTTGCTTGTGCTCAGTGTGTATCATCACTTGCAAAATGCCAAAACTCACCTTTAAAAGTAGAAGGAACACTCGCATTACTGTGAGGGAGACggttttattttccatatgAGACGACAGCTGGTGtggtgtctttttatttatgatGAAACAGTAAATCTGACTGCACAGTCTTTTCACTTTGACTGAACCCCAGCGTGATCAAAGCTGGTTTTTTTGATCCCGTCGGTGTTTCTGGAGGTGCTTTTTCTGTCGTCTGTTCGGACTTGACGCCTTCTGTGGTCCTGAATGTTCGTCTCCTTCAAAATTACCATAAACTAGTAATGAGTTGGCAGCTCTGTGTATGTAATTACTGCATTTATGTCTGGCAAGTTCAGTTGAAAGAAACAATCCAAGcgcatgttttctgtgtgtgtctttaatttCATAGATGTTAATCAGTGGGCAATAATATTGTtccacaatacacacacacacacaaacacaccctgacagcataaagaaaaatgtctgaagcAAGGAATCGAAAAAGgattttcacttcatttaaaGGTTTAAAGTTCATTACAGTTATTCCCTTCAGATAGTACAGTCGCTCTTTATGGTGCATGACAACATGAGGTAGATGATGGACAGGCCGGTCAGGTTACTGTGTTGCTCAGATATCTTTAGGTTTATTTTCCAATCTAATCCTGTTGTGGAGAAGGAGCAACTAATTTCAGCAgttaaaatatataacaaagagTGCACAGATTTAACATTGTGTTGATTAAAAATCGACAAGGTGCAGATATCCCAACAGTCCGTGTTGCTTCAAAAACCATGAACAGCGAGGCTGCTTTCATACATCTGTTCAGTACTTCTTTAAAAACGTCTTCATTTcacacctttcacattacactgGATGCACTTAAtgtccaaaaaaagaaaagtcaagcTTATGATAACAGAGATCAATCATGTTTCATTACAGAGTAGTGAAGCGGGCTGAGCGTTGAGCAGTTCCTGCCTGACCCCCTTGTGAACGACGGGGTCACAGCCTTGTGTTCACAGTCAGCCTTTCACACTGCATTCAGCACAGGGCTAATGAAGCTCTCCCTCACTGGCCCTTTAGACTCTAGTCTAAGGCATGCTGACCCTGCAGCAGGGCCACAGTAAAACCTCATCCTGCATGACGACATTTGCGGCGTGTGCCAGTGAACGTGCAGACTGACTTATGGAGCCCGGGGCTTAAGGCTGATTCATGGTCAGTCGCTCCACAGTGTGGGTTAACCAGCTGTCTGTGCAGCTGAACCATCAATCAGCATGCGAGTTGTCTgtgaaggttctcagtcatccaggtcatggtagTCTTAGGTGCCTGAAGCAAAAAGAAAGTGGACTTGTTTCAGGTTCTTGGAACAGCCTCAGGGTCGGCCCCTGGTTACCAGTGTGTGCTTCAGGGCCAGCTAACAGCCCAGGGTGATGAATATGCAGTGTGAAAGGCAGAATGGAAGTGCTTGATGTTTGAGTGTCCTGTTGAACAGAACTGCCTCACAAAACCCTGCCAGCTTCACTACTCTGCTGCTCACCAACAGAGAAGGAATCAAGTCAATGATTAGTTGATGCAGCTTAAAGCTGACGTTGTCCCTCAAAGTCAAGGTTGCTTATATTCATCTGAGCTCATGACATCACGTAAATCACTATTTACAGATCAAGTTTCTACGAGAAGAGGGGGAGACAGGCGGAGAGGACGAGGAGATggacaaagaagaggaagggcGAGTGGGCAGAAGTGGCCCCAGAGGTGGTGGCCATGCTGGTCGGCGTGGAGGTGCTGTTGACGTTGGAGGATGGAGATAAGAACGTTCCCAGTGTCGCAGCCAGGAATCTCTCAAAGACGCTCAGCTTGGTGAAGACCATCATTGACTCTCGTGTTTGAATGGTGG of the Scatophagus argus isolate fScaArg1 chromosome 16, fScaArg1.pri, whole genome shotgun sequence genome contains:
- the srsf2b gene encoding serine/arginine-rich splicing factor 2b isoform X2; this encodes MSYGRAPPDVDGMTSLKVDNLTYRTAPETLRRVFEKYGRVGDVYIPRDRYTKESRGFAFVRFHDKRDAEDAMDAMDGALLDGRELRVQMARYGRPPDSHYSGGRRGGPPRRHSGRRSRSPRHRRRSRSRSRSRSRSRSRSRYSKSRSRSYSRSKSRSKSRSPRTKKAKAKSQSRSRSRSRSRSRSRSRSRTPSSKKGSRSRSKSQPKSAAENGGESL
- the srsf2b gene encoding serine/arginine-rich splicing factor 2b isoform X1, producing MSYGRAPPDVDGMTSLKVDNLTYRTAPETLRRVFEKYGRVGDVYIPRDRYTKESRGFAFVRFHDKRDAEDAMDAMDGALLDGRELRVQMARYGRPPDSHYSGGRRGGPPRRHSGRRSRSYSPSPRHRRRSRSRSRSRSRSRSRSRYSKSRSRSYSRSKSRSKSRSPRTKKAKAKSQSRSRSRSRSRSRSRSRSRTPSSKKGSRSRSKSQPKSAAENGGESL
- the si:ch211-198p11.6 gene encoding guanine nucleotide-binding protein subunit gamma 4 → MQVLPVWGLAIPLPAVLMITLSLYMIVLGIGLWIRSCLKDRCSSDCADCCPDVSVCEQCFRLAQLCDCSLPSVQSCWTDKCPTSSCAKWDCACTCQPPECESCNCLCFEIRIR
- the eif1 gene encoding eukaryotic translation initiation factor 1, which gives rise to MSGIQNLQTFDPFADATKGDDRLPAGTDDYIHIRIQQRNGRKTLTTVQGIAADYDKKKLVKAFKKKFACNGTVIEHPEYGEVIQLQGDQRKNICHFIVEVELAKEEQLKVHGF
- the srsf2b gene encoding serine/arginine-rich splicing factor 2b isoform X3 encodes the protein MTSLKVDNLTYRTAPETLRRVFEKYGRVGDVYIPRDRYTKESRGFAFVRFHDKRDAEDAMDAMDGALLDGRELRVQMARYGRPPDSHYSGGRRGGPPRRHSGRRSRSYSPSPRHRRRSRSRSRSRSRSRSRSRYSKSRSRSYSRSKSRSKSRSPRTKKAKAKSQSRSRSRSRSRSRSRSRSRTPSSKKGSRSRSKSQPKSAAENGGESL